In Spinacia oleracea cultivar Varoflay chromosome 5, BTI_SOV_V1, whole genome shotgun sequence, a single window of DNA contains:
- the LOC110794268 gene encoding uncharacterized protein, translated as MSVIENHVNQLNWRVGNLEYALKEVKDLIIKSMKTGDGNRGCSPSSPFFINDDSLKGNRGCSPDSPFSINDNSLKGNRGHSPFLTPVGNSVKRKLIIDQDESGVVPDDDDDGPTINIRDIRFTASQFPDGMDTLMEFPILDVVNKKKKDPVTSSVEKKTTEKAPTKKSPDNTGGITYDANQPERKITKRRGTRLCNKDKQLEEETNVGSEQSGENEVIMERVPPEKPNRGRPPKSPAVMKEGLPLEKPKRGRPPKSPGVINPREEVYPCFIFTVRDANEPSRARVWLSSTRTRKLIVKLDSTRKLASLKFSNSTRTRKLNPSSNSTRNRLKISSKTQSRAQKLNSSSNSA; from the exons ATGAGTGTTATAGAAAACCATGTCAATCAACTCAATTGGAGGGTTGGAAACTTGGAGTATGCATTGAAAGAAGTGAAGGACCTCATAATTAAGTCGATGAAAACAGGGGATGGTAATCGAGGATGTTCCCCGAGTTCCCCATTCTTTATCAACGACGATAGCCTAAAGGGTAATCGAGGATGTTCTCCGGATTCCCCATTCTCTATCAACGATAACAGCCTAAAGGGTAATCGAGGACATTCTCCGTTCTTAACTCCAGTCGGGAATTCTGTGAAAAGGAAATTGATTATTGACCAGGATGAAAGCGGAGTAGTCccggatgatgatgatgatggtccaACAATCAACATTAGAGATATTCGCTTCACGGCATCCCAGTTCCCTGATGGGATGGACACTTTAATGGAATTCCCAATTCTTGATGTGgtcaataaaaagaaaaaagatccTGTGACGAGTTCGGTGGAAAAGAAAACAACCGAGAAGGCTCCAACTAAGAAGAGTCCTGACAATACAGGCGGCATAACGTACGATGCTAATCAGCCAGAGagaaaaattacaaaaagaaGAGGAACTCGTCTTTGTAACAAAGATAAACAACTG GAAGAGGAGACTAATGTTGGTTCAGAGCAATCAGGAGAAAATGAAGTCATTATGGAACGTGTACCTCCAGAAAAACCAAACAGGGGCAGACCGCCCAAAAGTCCTGCAGTTATGAAGGAAGGTCTACCTCTAGAAAAACCAAAGAGGGGAAGACCACCAAAAAGTCCTGGTGTTATTAACCCTAGAGAGGAGGTATATCCCTGTTTTATTTTCACAGTTAGGGATGCTAATGAGCCGAGTCGAGCTCGAGTTTGGCTAAGCTCGACTCGAACTCGAAAACTCATAGTTAAACTCGACTCGACTCGAAAACTCGCGAGCTTAAAGTTTTCAAACTCGACTCGAACTCGAAAACTAAACCCGAGCTCGAACTCGACTCGAAATCGGCTCAAAATCAGCTCGAAAACTCAAAGCCGAGCTCAAAAACTAAACTCAAGCTCGAACTCGGCTTGA
- the LOC110794269 gene encoding ubiquitin-like modifier-activating enzyme atg7 isoform X2, which translates to MENQVIEKLGSASILQFAPLQSSIDEGFWHRLSSLKLNLWKTDESAVSISGFFAPCSYHHVSNHLNLLSESLPSETSENSPSTSSSHTNRNRCDVPGTLYNTNTIEGFRQLDKQKLLKEEAGKIWDDIRNGNVEKDCALLSRFLLLSFADLKTWRFYYSVAFPALVLDPPATLVNLKPASEWFSLEEAESVSAACNEWRSSTVTACIPFFLVTIASNSHARVCHLNEWESCQQDSEKVLFGFYDPCHLTNHPGWPLRNFLAFLHTRWNLQTVPFFCYRENRGFADMGLSLVGEALISPQGLKDHGHVPKAVGWELDRGKKLVRSINLATSMDPTRLAESAADLNLKLMRWRALPSLDLGLLSSTRCLLLGAGTLGCQVARTLMAWGVRKITLVDNGKVAMSNPLRQSLYTLEDCLNGGQYKAIAAERSLKSIFPVVDAKGVVMAIPMPGHPVSAQEESNVLDDCRQLQELVNSHDVIFLLTDTRESRWLPTLLSASANKITMNAALGFESFLVMRHGAGAGAGSSCEAASALSSGMGNLSIGDKDKETRLGCYFCNDVVAPIDSTANRTLDQQCTVTRPGLAPIASALVVELLVGLLHHPLRMYAPAENSGLSDSGSSEQPLGIIPHQIRGSLSQFSLMTLVGHASNICTACSTTAEVYGSLPKYRLVTANYGVVHVRRDTRYKWKRFPLKLF; encoded by the exons ATGGAAAATCAAGTAATTGAGAAACTTGGAAGTGCATCGATTTTGCAATTTGCACCTCTTCAAAGTTCAATTGACGAAGGTTTTTGGCATCGACTTTCTTCTTTGAAGCTCAATCTCTGGAAAACCGATGAATCTGCAGTTTCTATTTCTG GATTTTTTGCACCATGTTCATATCATCACGTATCAAACCACTTAAATCTTCTTTCCGAATCTTTGCCATCTGAAACTAGTGAAAATTCACCATCAACCAGTTCAAGCCATACAAATAGAAACAGATGTGATGTCCCTGGAACACTCTATAATACAAATACAATAGAGGGCTTCCGTCAGCTTGACAAACAGAAATTATTGAAAGAAGAAGCTGGAAAG ATTTGGGATGATATTCGTAATGGAAATGTTGAGAAAGACTGTGCATTACTGTCTAGATTTCTTCTTCTCTCATTTGCTGACCTCAAAACATGGAGGTTCTACTACTCTGTTGCGTTTCCTGCTTTGGTGCTTGATCCTCCAGCAACCCTAGTTAATCTGAAACCTGCTTCAGAGTGGTTCAGCTTGGAAGAG GCTGAGTCTGTGTCTGCTGCCTGCAACGAGTGGCGTAGCTCAACAGTCACTGCAT GTATTCCCTTCTTCCTTGTTACTATTGCTTCAAATTCACATGCTAGAGTTTGCCATCTTAATGAGTGGGAATCCTGCCAACAGGACAGTGAGAAG GTTCTGTTTGGCTTTTATGATCCTTGTCATCTTACAAACCATCCTGGTTGGCCTCTTCGGAACTTTCTTGCTTTTTTGCATACAAGATGGAACCTGCAAACTGTCCCATTCTTTTGCTATCGTGAAAATCGTGGTTTTGCTGATATGGGATTGTCACTTGTTGGTGAAGCTCTGATATCTCCACAAG GATTGAAGGATCATGGTCATGTACCTAAAGCTGTTGGATGGGAACTTGATAGAGGAAAAAAATTAGTAAGATCCATTAACCTCGCTACATCTATGGATCCTACGAG GTTGGCTGAATCTGCTGCAGATTTGAATTTGAAGTTGATGAGATGGCGGGCTTTACCTTCTCTAGACTTGGGTCTTTTATCTTCTACTAGGTGTCTTCTTCTTGGGGCAGGCACTCTGGGATGCCAGGTTGCTCGAACACTGATG GCTTGGGGTGTACGGAAGATTACACTGGTAGACAATGGTAAGGTGGCCATGTCTAATCCACTGAGACAGTCGTTGTATACACTGGAAGATTGTCTCAATGGTGGTCAATATAAAGCCATAGCTGCAGAGAGAAGTCTCAAATCCATATTCCCAGTTGTG GATGCAAAAGGTGTTGTGATGGCCATCCCTATGCCTGGGCATCCAGTGTCTGCTCAAGAGGAGAGCAACGTGTTGGATGATTGTAGACAACTACAGGAATTGGTTAATTCCCATGATGTAATTTTCTTATTAACTGATACAAGGGAAAGTCGATGGCTTCCAACGCTCCTCAGCGCTAGTGCTAATAAG ATTACTATGAATGCTGCTCTGGGGTTTGAGAGCTTCTTGGTTATGCGCCATGGAGCTGGTGCTGGTGCTGGCAGTTCCTGTGAAGCGGCTAGTGCTTTGTCGTCTGGCATGGGGAACTTATCTATAGGGGATAAAGACAAGGAGACTAGATTGGGCTGCTATTTTTGCAATGATGTGGTCGCGCCAATTGAT TCAACTGCCAACCGCACTCTGGACCAACAATGTACAGTCACACGTCCAGGTCTTGCTCCGATTGCTTCTGCGCTTGTAGTTGAGCTTTTAGTGGGCCTTCTCCATCATCCTCTTCG GATGTATGCACCTGCTGAAAATTCAGGCTTAAGTGATAGTGGAAGCAGTGAGCAACCTCTTGGTATAATTCCACACCAAATACGAGGATCGCTCTCTCAATTTTCGCTGATGACACTTGTTGGTCATGCGTCAAACATCTGCACAGCTTGTAGTACAACT GCGGAGGTATACGGGTCACTTCCCAAATACAGGTTAGTAACGGCGAACTACGGTGTTGTTCATGTCCGAAGGGATACAAGATACAAATGGAAAAGGTTCCCTTTGAAATTGTTTTAG
- the LOC110794269 gene encoding ubiquitin-like modifier-activating enzyme atg7 isoform X1 — MENQVIEKLGSASILQFAPLQSSIDEGFWHRLSSLKLNLWKTDESAVSISGFFAPCSYHHVSNHLNLLSESLPSETSENSPSTSSSHTNRNRCDVPGTLYNTNTIEGFRQLDKQKLLKEEAGKIWDDIRNGNVEKDCALLSRFLLLSFADLKTWRFYYSVAFPALVLDPPATLVNLKPASEWFSLEEAESVSAACNEWRSSTVTACIPFFLVTIASNSHARVCHLNEWESCQQDSEKVLFGFYDPCHLTNHPGWPLRNFLAFLHTRWNLQTVPFFCYRENRGFADMGLSLVGEALISPQGLKDHGHVPKAVGWELDRGKKLVRSINLATSMDPTRLAESAADLNLKLMRWRALPSLDLGLLSSTRCLLLGAGTLGCQVARTLMAWGVRKITLVDNGKVAMSNPLRQSLYTLEDCLNGGQYKAIAAERSLKSIFPVVDAKGVVMAIPMPGHPVSAQEESNVLDDCRQLQELVNSHDVIFLLTDTRESRWLPTLLSASANKITMNAALGFESFLVMRHGAGAGAGSSCEAASALSSGMGNLSIGDKDKETRLGCYFCNDVVAPIDSTANRTLDQQCTVTRPGLAPIASALVVELLVGLLHHPLRMYAPAENSGLSDSGSSEQPLGIIPHQIRGSLSQFSLMTLVGHASNICTACSTTVVSEFQKNGMEFILKAINHPTYLEDITGLTELQKSANSFEVDWDIEDEVDDDDCVEI, encoded by the exons ATGGAAAATCAAGTAATTGAGAAACTTGGAAGTGCATCGATTTTGCAATTTGCACCTCTTCAAAGTTCAATTGACGAAGGTTTTTGGCATCGACTTTCTTCTTTGAAGCTCAATCTCTGGAAAACCGATGAATCTGCAGTTTCTATTTCTG GATTTTTTGCACCATGTTCATATCATCACGTATCAAACCACTTAAATCTTCTTTCCGAATCTTTGCCATCTGAAACTAGTGAAAATTCACCATCAACCAGTTCAAGCCATACAAATAGAAACAGATGTGATGTCCCTGGAACACTCTATAATACAAATACAATAGAGGGCTTCCGTCAGCTTGACAAACAGAAATTATTGAAAGAAGAAGCTGGAAAG ATTTGGGATGATATTCGTAATGGAAATGTTGAGAAAGACTGTGCATTACTGTCTAGATTTCTTCTTCTCTCATTTGCTGACCTCAAAACATGGAGGTTCTACTACTCTGTTGCGTTTCCTGCTTTGGTGCTTGATCCTCCAGCAACCCTAGTTAATCTGAAACCTGCTTCAGAGTGGTTCAGCTTGGAAGAG GCTGAGTCTGTGTCTGCTGCCTGCAACGAGTGGCGTAGCTCAACAGTCACTGCAT GTATTCCCTTCTTCCTTGTTACTATTGCTTCAAATTCACATGCTAGAGTTTGCCATCTTAATGAGTGGGAATCCTGCCAACAGGACAGTGAGAAG GTTCTGTTTGGCTTTTATGATCCTTGTCATCTTACAAACCATCCTGGTTGGCCTCTTCGGAACTTTCTTGCTTTTTTGCATACAAGATGGAACCTGCAAACTGTCCCATTCTTTTGCTATCGTGAAAATCGTGGTTTTGCTGATATGGGATTGTCACTTGTTGGTGAAGCTCTGATATCTCCACAAG GATTGAAGGATCATGGTCATGTACCTAAAGCTGTTGGATGGGAACTTGATAGAGGAAAAAAATTAGTAAGATCCATTAACCTCGCTACATCTATGGATCCTACGAG GTTGGCTGAATCTGCTGCAGATTTGAATTTGAAGTTGATGAGATGGCGGGCTTTACCTTCTCTAGACTTGGGTCTTTTATCTTCTACTAGGTGTCTTCTTCTTGGGGCAGGCACTCTGGGATGCCAGGTTGCTCGAACACTGATG GCTTGGGGTGTACGGAAGATTACACTGGTAGACAATGGTAAGGTGGCCATGTCTAATCCACTGAGACAGTCGTTGTATACACTGGAAGATTGTCTCAATGGTGGTCAATATAAAGCCATAGCTGCAGAGAGAAGTCTCAAATCCATATTCCCAGTTGTG GATGCAAAAGGTGTTGTGATGGCCATCCCTATGCCTGGGCATCCAGTGTCTGCTCAAGAGGAGAGCAACGTGTTGGATGATTGTAGACAACTACAGGAATTGGTTAATTCCCATGATGTAATTTTCTTATTAACTGATACAAGGGAAAGTCGATGGCTTCCAACGCTCCTCAGCGCTAGTGCTAATAAG ATTACTATGAATGCTGCTCTGGGGTTTGAGAGCTTCTTGGTTATGCGCCATGGAGCTGGTGCTGGTGCTGGCAGTTCCTGTGAAGCGGCTAGTGCTTTGTCGTCTGGCATGGGGAACTTATCTATAGGGGATAAAGACAAGGAGACTAGATTGGGCTGCTATTTTTGCAATGATGTGGTCGCGCCAATTGAT TCAACTGCCAACCGCACTCTGGACCAACAATGTACAGTCACACGTCCAGGTCTTGCTCCGATTGCTTCTGCGCTTGTAGTTGAGCTTTTAGTGGGCCTTCTCCATCATCCTCTTCG GATGTATGCACCTGCTGAAAATTCAGGCTTAAGTGATAGTGGAAGCAGTGAGCAACCTCTTGGTATAATTCCACACCAAATACGAGGATCGCTCTCTCAATTTTCGCTGATGACACTTGTTGGTCATGCGTCAAACATCTGCACAGCTTGTAGTACAACT GTAGTATCAGAATTCCAAAAGAATGGAATGGAATTCATTTTGAAGGCAATTAACCACCCCACGTATTTGGAGGATATCACTGGACTAACAGAGTTACAGAAATCAGCTAATTCATTTGAAGTAGACTGGGACATTGAAGACGAAGTTGATGATGACGATTGTGTTGAAATCTGA